A DNA window from Actinomadura coerulea contains the following coding sequences:
- a CDS encoding replication-associated recombination protein A — translation MRPRALDEVVGQGHLLGPGTPIRQLVDRDVPMSLVLWGPPGTGKTTLATVVSHVTSRRFVEVSAVSDGVKRVRAEIDLARRELGMTGRQTVLFVDEVHRFNKAQQDALLPAVENRWVSFIGATTENPFFSVISPLLSRSLLLTLEPLGEDDLREVVRRALTEERGLNGAVTLDPAAEDHLIRLAGGDARRTLTYLEAAALVVDDGGVIDADVLEKAVDRAAVRYDREGDQHYDVISAFIKSIRGSDVDAALHYLARMIEAGEDARFIARRLIVHASEDVGMADPTALQTAVAAAQAVEFVGLPEARINLAQAVIHLSLAPKSNAVITAVDGALGDVRKGLAGPVPGHLRDAHYQGAAKIGHGQGYRYAHDHPGGVVRQQYAPDAVDGREYYRPTRHGAEARFTEVLARIRSVLRGTADRR, via the coding sequence ATGCGTCCCCGCGCCCTCGACGAGGTCGTCGGGCAGGGGCACCTGCTCGGCCCCGGCACGCCGATCCGGCAGCTCGTCGACCGCGACGTGCCGATGTCGCTCGTGCTGTGGGGGCCGCCGGGCACGGGCAAGACCACCCTCGCCACCGTCGTCAGCCACGTCACCTCCCGCCGGTTCGTGGAGGTCTCCGCGGTCAGCGACGGCGTCAAGCGCGTCCGCGCCGAGATCGACCTGGCGCGCCGGGAGCTCGGCATGACGGGCCGGCAGACGGTCCTGTTCGTCGACGAGGTGCACCGCTTCAACAAGGCCCAGCAGGACGCCCTGCTGCCCGCCGTGGAGAACCGCTGGGTGTCCTTCATCGGCGCCACCACCGAGAACCCGTTCTTCTCCGTCATCAGCCCGCTGCTGTCGCGGTCGCTGCTGCTCACCCTGGAGCCGCTCGGCGAGGACGACCTGCGCGAGGTCGTCCGCCGCGCCCTCACCGAGGAGCGCGGGCTGAACGGGGCGGTCACCCTCGACCCCGCCGCCGAGGACCACCTCATCCGGCTGGCCGGCGGCGACGCCCGCCGCACCCTCACCTACCTGGAGGCGGCCGCGCTCGTCGTCGACGACGGCGGGGTGATCGACGCCGACGTGCTGGAGAAGGCCGTCGACCGGGCCGCCGTCCGCTACGACCGCGAGGGCGACCAGCACTACGACGTCATCAGCGCGTTCATCAAGAGCATCCGCGGCAGCGACGTCGACGCCGCGCTGCACTACCTCGCCCGCATGATCGAGGCCGGCGAGGACGCCCGGTTCATCGCCCGGCGGCTGATCGTGCACGCCAGCGAGGACGTCGGCATGGCCGACCCGACCGCGCTGCAGACCGCGGTCGCCGCCGCGCAGGCGGTGGAGTTCGTCGGCCTGCCCGAGGCCCGCATCAACCTGGCCCAGGCGGTGATCCATCTCTCCCTCGCGCCGAAGTCCAACGCGGTGATCACGGCGGTGGACGGCGCGCTCGGCGACGTCCGCAAGGGGCTCGCCGGGCCTGTGCCGGGCCACCTGCGCGATGCCCACTACCAGGGCGCCGCGAAGATCGGCCACGGGCAGGGCTACAGGTACGCGCACGACCACCCCGGCGGCGTGGTCCGCCAGCAGTACGCGCCCGACGCGGTCGACGGACGGGAGTACTATCGCCCGACCAGGCACGGCGCGGAAGCCCGGTTCACCGAGGTGCTCGCGCGGATCCGATCCGTCCTGCGCGGCACCGCGGACCGGCGGTGA
- a CDS encoding DUF948 domain-containing protein: MAVFWAVLVSFVALTLLKLSKLLDEAGELVRDIGEQAGPLMEDMTRTVKRANEQLGRTDVITRQVAGVTQNVSAVTTVMTSVVGGPLVKAAAFSYGVRKALGNRDGEERAASGRPELPARSPGRGRR, from the coding sequence GTGGCCGTGTTCTGGGCGGTGCTCGTCTCGTTCGTCGCGCTCACCCTGCTGAAGCTCTCCAAACTGCTCGACGAGGCCGGCGAGCTCGTCCGCGACATCGGCGAGCAGGCCGGCCCGCTGATGGAGGACATGACCCGGACGGTCAAGCGCGCCAACGAGCAGCTCGGCCGCACCGACGTCATCACCCGGCAGGTCGCCGGCGTCACCCAGAACGTCTCGGCCGTCACCACCGTGATGACGTCGGTGGTCGGCGGGCCGCTGGTGAAGGCCGCCGCCTTCTCCTACGGCGTCCGCAAGGCCCTCGGAAACCGCGACGGGGAGGAGCGCGCCGCGTCCGGACGCCCGGAGCTTCCGGCCCGCTCCCCGGGTAGGGGGCGCAGATGA
- the alaS gene encoding alanine--tRNA ligase has protein sequence MESAEVARRFLGFFEERGHTVVPSASLVAEDPTLLLVNAGMVPFKPYFLGQRTPPSQRMTSAQKCVRTPDIEEVGKTTRHATFFQMLGNFSIGDYFKEQAIPFAWELLTRSREDGGFGFPEEKLWVTVFKDDDEARGIWHEKVGVPLDRIQRRGMEDNFWSMGVPGPCGPCSEIYYDRGPEYGREGGPVADEDRYLEVWNLVFMQFERGPGESKTDFPILGDLPAKNIDTGMGLERMAAILQGVDNIYETDTLWRVLDRAAGLTGTSYGRDHRADVSLRVVADHVRSGTMMVADGIRPGNEGRGYVLRRILRRSIRNLRLLGGQDAGLMHELTAVSIQAMGEQYPELVRTAANIHTVIDAEEESFLQTLRTGTAIFDTAVDDTKRSGGATLAGEQAFKLHDTYGFPIDLTLEMASEQGLQVDEEGFRRLMKEQRDRAKKDARDKKTGNLDVSVLDELLTGAGGRVDFTGYGSLAGDARLVGLLVNGANAPAAGEGTDVEVVLDRTPFYAEGGGQLADHGLIRFGNGAVVEVTDVQAPLAGLIVHRGRVRSGEAQAGDTAYAEVDVERRRAISRSHTATHLVHAGFRRALGESAAQAGSENSPGRFRFDFTASGAVPASVLRDVEDEVNEVLVGDLDVRAFHTSIDEARAMGALALFGEKYGDEVRVVEVGDYSRELCGGTHVARSGQLGLVKVLGESSIGAGVRRVEALVGIDAFRFLARESVLVAQLAEQMKTRKEELPERVSGVVARLRDAEKELEKLRSQQVLAIAGSLAEGAKDVAGTAFVGHRAPDGTGADDLRKLAVDIRGRLTSRPAVVMVAGVPKDRPVVVVAVTQGARDRGLKAGALVGLAAKALGGGGGGKDDLAQGGGANPAAIGDALAAVEQAVGAA, from the coding sequence ATGGAGTCGGCAGAGGTCGCACGCCGCTTCCTCGGGTTCTTCGAGGAGCGCGGGCACACGGTGGTGCCCTCGGCCAGCCTGGTCGCCGAGGACCCGACCCTGCTGCTGGTCAACGCCGGCATGGTCCCCTTCAAGCCGTACTTCCTCGGCCAGCGCACCCCTCCCTCCCAGCGGATGACGAGCGCGCAGAAGTGCGTGCGCACGCCCGACATCGAGGAGGTCGGCAAGACCACCCGGCACGCCACCTTCTTCCAGATGCTGGGCAACTTCTCCATCGGCGACTACTTCAAGGAGCAGGCGATCCCCTTCGCCTGGGAGCTGCTGACCCGGTCGCGGGAGGACGGCGGCTTCGGGTTCCCCGAGGAGAAGCTCTGGGTCACCGTCTTCAAGGACGACGACGAGGCCCGCGGCATCTGGCACGAGAAGGTCGGCGTCCCCCTCGACCGCATCCAGCGGCGCGGCATGGAGGACAACTTCTGGTCGATGGGCGTGCCCGGCCCGTGCGGCCCCTGCTCGGAGATCTACTACGACCGCGGCCCCGAGTACGGCCGCGAGGGTGGCCCGGTCGCCGACGAGGACCGGTACCTGGAGGTCTGGAACCTCGTCTTCATGCAGTTCGAGCGGGGCCCCGGGGAGAGCAAGACCGACTTCCCGATCCTCGGCGACCTGCCGGCCAAGAACATCGACACCGGCATGGGCCTGGAGCGCATGGCGGCGATCCTGCAGGGTGTCGACAACATCTACGAGACCGACACCCTCTGGCGGGTCCTCGACCGCGCCGCCGGGCTCACCGGCACCTCCTACGGCCGCGACCACCGCGCGGACGTGTCGCTGCGCGTCGTCGCCGACCACGTCCGCAGCGGCACGATGATGGTCGCCGACGGCATCCGGCCCGGCAACGAGGGCCGCGGCTACGTGCTGCGCCGCATCCTGCGCCGCTCCATCCGCAACCTGCGCCTGCTCGGCGGGCAGGACGCCGGGCTCATGCACGAGCTGACCGCCGTCTCGATCCAGGCGATGGGCGAGCAGTACCCGGAGCTGGTGCGCACCGCCGCGAACATCCACACCGTCATCGACGCGGAGGAGGAGTCCTTCCTCCAGACCCTGCGCACCGGCACCGCGATCTTCGACACCGCCGTCGACGACACCAAGCGCTCCGGCGGCGCGACCCTGGCGGGCGAGCAGGCGTTCAAGCTGCACGACACCTACGGCTTCCCGATCGACCTCACCCTGGAGATGGCGTCCGAGCAGGGCCTCCAGGTGGACGAGGAGGGCTTCCGCCGGCTCATGAAGGAGCAGCGGGACCGCGCGAAGAAGGACGCCCGCGACAAGAAGACCGGCAACCTCGACGTCTCCGTCCTGGACGAGCTGCTCACCGGCGCCGGCGGCAGGGTCGACTTCACCGGCTACGGCAGCCTGGCCGGCGACGCCCGCCTCGTGGGGCTGCTGGTGAACGGCGCCAACGCGCCCGCCGCCGGCGAGGGAACCGACGTCGAGGTCGTCCTCGACCGCACCCCGTTCTACGCCGAGGGCGGCGGCCAGCTCGCCGACCACGGCCTGATCAGGTTCGGCAACGGCGCCGTGGTCGAGGTGACCGACGTGCAGGCGCCCCTCGCCGGGCTCATCGTGCACCGCGGGCGGGTCCGCAGCGGCGAGGCGCAGGCCGGCGACACCGCCTACGCCGAGGTCGACGTGGAGCGGCGCCGGGCGATCTCCCGCTCGCACACCGCGACCCACCTGGTGCACGCCGGGTTCCGCCGCGCGCTCGGCGAGTCCGCCGCGCAGGCCGGGTCGGAGAACTCGCCCGGCCGGTTCCGGTTCGACTTCACCGCGTCCGGCGCCGTCCCCGCGAGCGTGCTGCGCGACGTCGAGGACGAGGTCAACGAGGTCCTGGTCGGCGATCTGGACGTGCGCGCCTTCCACACCTCGATCGACGAGGCCCGCGCGATGGGCGCGCTCGCGCTGTTCGGCGAGAAGTACGGCGACGAGGTCCGGGTCGTCGAGGTCGGCGACTACTCCCGCGAGCTGTGCGGCGGCACCCACGTCGCCCGCAGCGGGCAGCTCGGCCTGGTCAAGGTGCTGGGCGAGTCGTCCATCGGCGCCGGCGTCCGCCGCGTCGAGGCGCTCGTCGGCATCGACGCCTTCCGCTTCCTGGCCCGCGAGAGCGTCCTCGTGGCGCAGCTCGCCGAGCAGATGAAGACCCGCAAGGAGGAGCTGCCCGAGCGCGTCTCCGGCGTGGTCGCCCGGCTGCGGGACGCCGAGAAGGAGCTGGAGAAGCTCCGCTCCCAGCAGGTCCTCGCGATCGCCGGGTCCCTCGCCGAGGGCGCCAAGGACGTGGCGGGCACCGCGTTCGTGGGGCACCGCGCCCCCGACGGCACCGGCGCCGACGACCTGCGCAAGCTCGCCGTCGACATCCGCGGCCGCCTCACCTCGCGCCCCGCGGTCGTGATGGTCGCGG